A stretch of DNA from Temnothorax longispinosus isolate EJ_2023e chromosome 2, Tlon_JGU_v1, whole genome shotgun sequence:
CACTAGGAAATCAATCGATTTGTTTGTTAATCTCGTTAATTAGCGTGCTAACGAGCCTGTCAAACGCAGAATGACGAATTAgatagtataatttaattattgttattacaagACCATATCATTACGGTTAACTCTTTAggcgttaattaaaatattctgtataaTCATAGTACGTAATAACAAATGCTCCAATTTACCGTGTAACATCAGTTTCGCGAAACGTTTGCTGTAAAACTAGTATTTCGAATTAGCGAGAGAGAGGtattattcaatttctttatgaGCCATCTTATTGAGAAGCGTATAATAAAAAGCAGAAGAAATAGAACTCTTGTTTGTGCCTTTTTTTAATGGAGTGTCCTTCgcctattattattataattacgcgttatagataaaataacgCGATAAACACAATCTATGCAATACAATTGTTTTTACGTAACGCGTTATCTGAAATGTATCTGATAACGTGAAGCGAATTCGCATACACGCAAGCAAACAATATCGAAATGAAATAATGCGACGGCTTTCCCAGTGCCGCAACATATATTTGTCCTGAAAATGAGGACCGTCCCAGGTGgaatcttgaaaattttcgcaaaACAGAGAATTTTCAATGAGATCGCCGTGAGACCACCTTTTCCTCATTAATTCGCCGCGTTTCCAGACTTAAAACCAAACGATCTTGATTCGCGAACAAATTAACAATAGGCTTACATATACAAGCACCAGTTCACGAATGCCGTGCGGAGGGATTACAAACTCGTTGGAAATATTCCAGCGGAATGCGGCCGCGCTGCCCAGCGGAGAAGGATAACGCACGATGTTCCCCATTATAATTACTGCAATACTATCTCGGTTTAAAGTCCCCGATCGTAAAGTATGTAAGCACAAACAAGCTCGAAGCGAGTCATGTACTCGCGGCTACGCAAGATTACCGTGTTCGCGATCACCAGTGTACAAAGTGGATGTACACATTCTACGTAATATACCTTTGTAACTGGCTGTATGCAGGCTCTCGCGTGTGCACGCGACCTCGTATACGCGATACCGATACATGCAAGACGGTCTAAGAAGATATCGCTAAGTGGCCGCCGATATACGGAACGACAGATCAGTTTAAGACCACCTGCTCCGGAAGGTGGAACTCCTTTGTAGAGAAATCGTTTATCGCGGATTTAATCCAATCGCCGGCTTGACGCTAAGAACAGCTGAGAAGGTCTTGTTGTAGTCTGAAAGAAATGGATCGCGTTAAAAGAAAGCGAAAGAAGGCTGGTGGTGAAAAGGTATAGCTTTACCGTTTATAAGTCGAATTTTATACGTGAATTAAATTccttaaaaatatctaattaatattctaaatattaaaatctaaattattttttttaccttttttaacatttcttaaGATATTCAAGTATAGTATAAGAAATTTGAGAGCTCCTTTATTGTTTTCATCtacgttattataataatttatataattctattctGTATAATTAGAGTGACAACGTTTCTCGTGATTTCTGAAATGCTGtcagtttatatttatattcaaaatttataaaattataattataagttaaagacaagtatattataatatttgcgtgaGCTATTATCTTAACAAACGCAGGATGCTTACAAaagattaaaatctttttttatttgaaaacgTCCGCCTTATCGATGACGTTTCTCAAGATAACAGTTGAAGAAAATTGacaatgttaaattatattggtACGTTCTAGCTAATATTACGTTGCAAATCTAATTAttacagtttaaaaataaggtcaaatatattatatagagcAATATAATAGcctgattataattttaaattacagacCATAGCTCTGACAGATTAATTGTTTCACATCtgtaattaactttttacacCTATATAGGAGCTATATGTATAGCTTCTGTAATTcactttatttgtttattttacgCTCATTCTGTTACAAGAAAAGCCAACtatacacggagagaattttttgttatattttacccttaaatttactacaaacttgggacaacttgacaaccaaggaatttttaaaatgtacaaaagacattttacaaacaacgtgataaaactTACCAAGtagattggtaaattttgaaaaattattgaaatattttagatatattttagtaaaattaatcaaacatattttatattttaatgtaatagatattaatattttttattatggtatagatattaatcagaatagctcgcataaaattcttggtggtacatgttgtcccacaactaccataatttcagggtaaattttaagagaaaattctctccgtgtagtAACAGAAACTTTATAACAAGTTACTTTATTGCCGCTGTTTATTTCCAATGTATACAGTTtgtattaacttattttaatatcaacttctaattttatcgaaggttttttttatatttgttatcaAAGTCTAAAGATTTATTCTTGTTACAAAGCGAGATACgacataaaaatgatttaataaatgatttattaatatacctgACAATAACTTCATTTGCGAAATGCTGCATTATTATCTAATCACATGCTGACGCTGACCTGAATTCTTAAGAAATCTCACGATTCTTCGGACACAATTCCATTATTTTACTGAGATGATCGACACAGTTTCATCGTTGTTCTAATATGCTGAAATAACAAGGAAAAATGCGTATCTGGCTAAAAATTCCGATAATCAAGGAAAATTATTCCTTCAAATTTGTACCGAAAAATAGCATTAGTTTTAAACGTTGCTATTTCAAACGTTTGCTTCGCAAAGAACAATAGTTTTACGCACGGTACTTGAAACGAATCGCGACAATTCGAATGTGCATGGATTTGCATCAAAGTAGATCGACGCTGCAAAAATTTTCCTGTTCCGTAACGCTCTGATGGATAATACTTCACGCTTTAACTAGCTCTTCTTGTTAGTCGTGACATAACAATCACATAAACAATCACTCGTTATGGATTTACGTGTCATTACGTAATGGAACTAGCAGAAACAAATCGAACTGTCAAACCGTTCCACGTGATTCACCTGTCTCGTCTATTCGGCAAATCGGTAAATGCCGAAGACTAAAAGACGTTAAActtctttgaaaaattagcattGTTCTAGGTGGAACATAGAACTCGTAATGATATCCCGATGACGTCGTCATGACTTTATTCATCACTTAAAAGTTATCCGGACATGTCCAGGTAATTGTTAAATGATGAATAAAGTCACGATAACGTCATCATGATGTCATTACGAGTTCTATGTTCCTAGGATGTTGCCGACAAATGATTCACGTTCAGTAGCAAAAAGGCCGATGAGCTATTATAGTATAACATTATTGCGCTAGGATAAGCACGCGCCATCATTGATTCAAACTTACAGACGCTAAAAATGATCCATCAATTCGATCGGCGAATCGGTTGAAAACTATTGATTTACCGATTAGGTATTCATCCTACACTGTATTTTATTCGGAAAAACTCGTTACTCGcataaatttatagttttatttggcaagaaattttttatcttatcctGTTTTTACCAAGTCGctgaaatttcaattaattaatttattactccGAAAGAATcggatcttttttttccgcgaaGAAGATCGCTCGGGAGAATTTTCGAATTTCTCCCGTCGACGTATCTTTCCCACGAGTGCGCTTTTATAATTGAGAGTCAGCCTCGTCCCGATCGGAATCAGACgcaaagagcgagagagagaaagagagagcgcgcgTCCACCGCGGATAACTTTAACGAGACTTAACGAGTCCACTCacacagacggctccagcgaTCGCCGTTCTCGCGTACCGCCCCTCCCACGCTGCCCAGATCTCTGTGATCATCATCTCGTCTCTGTTCTACGACGCAGAAAGTGCTGCTATCCATCGTCGATCCTTGGGACGTGAAGGTGGCCAGTGTTGATCCGATCGGACTGGCCGAACGACGGGGCGTCTCCCTGTCCGTCTTACCCTCTAATCAGGACGAGGGTGCCAGCCCGGCCTTAGGCAGGTCCCTCAAGATACCGTCACCCTGGTACAAACCTGGTACCGGCTCTTCCGATCACGTCAGCTCCGCCAAATCCGAGAAATCGCCGTTGATCAATCCCATCTGGCTGGATCCTCGGTACCCATCACGAAGGTATCCTCAATTTCCTATCAAtatgctaataataaataaacattacgATATATAAagttgtatttaaatataaattattatcattcgcttgatatataaatgaaattttgtatCATTAAAACTAATTGGTGAGAACAAAATGagtctcttttctcttttttcttttaaatctcgcacttttaaagtaaattctatataatctttataattacatattaatatttattaattagacaAATTTCTTACAATGATCATGAACGTGATGGAAAATTATAGCATATCAATACTTAATAAgcataaattaacataaatattaacataaatcgAAGTCATCGTTATTAcacatgttaattttttaatgacgtCACGTCTCGAAGGTCGCCCGTCAACGGAACTGACGATTCCCCGTCACCGAATCCATCCAAGGAAAGATCGCGAGATAACGGACAGAGAACCGGCGAGACAAGGCACGGCGACGAGGCGGGCGAGGTCGACAATGAATTAATCAAGGCTCCGCAGGAAATTAGCCGCGACGGTTTCGATGATGTGGACGGTACAGCGGCGGTGCGAGTGCGTTTCGAGATCGACGGAGCGGAGCCGAAGCGGAATGGAGTGCGATGTGAGAACGGACGGGATGTCGTCGACGGTGCGCCGCGAGTGTTGACGAAAAATCAGAGCGCGAACGATAATTCGAGGCCCGAGCAACGCGAACGGCGACCGATCGCGGGCGGAGTGAATGCGGAAAAGAGGCAGGAAAGTACCTCGCGGCGAACGGACCGTGACGTGGAGGTCGGGAAGAACGAGGAAGACGCGAATGGCGAACGGGACTATTCTCGGATAAGCGGAGAGAAGCCAGCGATTATCGAAATCGTTCAGTGCTTGGTGGAGTCCAGGTAATTATATACTGGAAATAAAATGTGTGCGTCGCGCGAGTAATATACTTTATTGCCACGTCTTcgttttctctccctctctcactGTGTTCTGACTAAAACGATATACAGATAAGATAAAACGAATTCTCTCTGAAAAGAAGAGTTTATTTAGCTCTTCAAAGTTGTAGAacagtattaaataatttttacgaatatttaatattcttttaaatttaatcatcCAACAAAAGacaaggaaaaaatataaaaatttagcaaCACGAGTTTTACTTCGCACGGCAGAActttgaaatttctttttttatgtttcgAGGTACAGTCCACAAACCACCGCGGCGGAGAGGAGAGCCAAAAGGATGCCATCATGTCGTCGTCAAGAAACTTCGAAGGAAATAGATCCAGTGGGTAAGACGGGTATTGCATGTTAAAGTGTAGAACAGGTCGATGGTTCACGAGATGATTCAGAGAGAATTATGTCGGAATTAAAGCGAGATCTTCCGGTAGTTTAGGCTTATTAGGGTTGTTCAGGATCAGCCAGTGTGCCAACCATAATACAGGATCGGCCGGTCTGTGCTTGCAACACTGTAGAGAGAAATTtgtttagaattaattaaataggatTGAgacaaaatatacatgtaactttttattggCAAGGATTACTTTACCAAAGTTAGACCTTCGACTAGAACCGGGTTAATAGTATCCCACAAAAAATCTTCAGCCGTCTCGTCTCTCAGCAAGGGCTCAGTTATAactgagaaaaaaacaaaaagagacTTCTAGTTTGATATCGAAATAACTACtaaatgttaagaaaattaagtattgtggagaaatataaaacaaagagaAATCTACATTCGGGGAAGAAAAAGTGGATCTCTTTCTCGGCCCGTTCGCGACCGCAGCTGCCGTGGACAGCGTTCTTTATGTTGTCTCCTTTACGACCATATCTCGCTCGGATGCTGTCAGGAAAATACAAACGCGCTTCGGCCACCTGAGAAGcgattcttaaaataaatctcgattaaaaggaaaattgtttcttaaaatattattcgagGATTCTAATACCGTGGTTGGTCCTATGAGCCTCTTCCATTCTTCAACAGCGTTCTCCTTTGCTAATACGAACGCTATAATGGATCCTGATGACATGTACGCCACCAGATGAGGGAAACTCAGTTCGCCGAAGCGATTGCTGTAGAACTCCGCGACCTGTTCGGGTGTCAGCTGCAACCAACGGGTCTGGCAAATCTCAAATCCTTCCGCGTATATTCGACGCTCGATCTCCTTTCTGTAAACCACCGCTTCCGGCTTTATTATGGCCAACGTGTACTCGATGTCCGATTCCTTTTCAACGATCTCCTTAACTCTGTCGGTCTCGAAACAGACCGGTGATAATTTAAGGCCCTCTTCTTCGCCAGAATAATCGTATTCCGTGGGACAAACGAA
This window harbors:
- the LOC139808001 gene encoding nucleoside diphosphate kinase homolog 5, with product MQIAHLERITSRENCRRGIRLLRVSYTESRSPPVSSPMVSGIYRFIKRLKRVNTEVFGEIKMCDCSQKQDDKTVGKVETVTLFSKCPVPYRPGRDILEHTIPIGSDRMPIDSVQSSSSDTTCDSAKISSTDTESSSESSRTYKFVCPTEYDYSGEEEGLKLSPVCFETDRVKEIVEKESDIEYTLAIIKPEAVVYRKEIERRIYAEGFEICQTRWLQLTPEQVAEFYSNRFGELSFPHLVAYMSSGSIIAFVLAKENAVEEWKRLIGPTTVAEARLYFPDSIRARYGRKGDNIKNAVHGSCGRERAEKEIHFFFPEFITEPLLRDETAEDFLWDTINPVLVEGLTLCCKHRPADPVLWLAHWLILNNPNKPKLPEDLALIPT